The proteins below are encoded in one region of Aequorivita iocasae:
- a CDS encoding four helix bundle protein, with protein sequence MAENFEKLHCWQACYDLKTYLKTNISEKLPKTEKFELYSQILRASRSSTANIAEGWGRYHYKENINFLRFSRGSVAEILDHCIEAKDCDYINLETLNEIRSKTEKCIQLINGYIRYLQNRNDEK encoded by the coding sequence ATGGCAGAAAATTTTGAAAAGCTGCATTGTTGGCAAGCTTGTTATGATTTGAAAACTTATTTGAAAACTAATATTTCGGAAAAGTTGCCAAAAACTGAAAAATTTGAGTTGTATTCACAAATTTTGCGTGCTTCACGTTCTTCAACTGCAAATATAGCGGAAGGCTGGGGGAGGTATCATTACAAAGAGAATATCAATTTTTTACGTTTTTCAAGAGGTTCGGTGGCTGAAATTTTGGATCATTGCATTGAAGCAAAAGATTGTGATTATATAAACTTGGAAACTTTAAATGAAATTCGTTCAAAAACTGAAAAATGCATACAATTGATAAATGGCTATATCAGGTATCTTCAAAATAGGAATGATGAAAAATGA
- the cysD gene encoding sulfate adenylyltransferase subunit CysD, protein MSKYYLNYLDELESEAIYILREVWAQFQNPVILFSGGKDSILVTHLARKAFYPSKIPFPLLHVDTGHNFPETIQFRDDLIKELGLQLIVGSVQESIDTGRVAEEKGKNATRNALQITTLLDVIESNKIDCAIGGGRRDEEKARAKERFFSHRDDFGQWDPKNQRPELWNLLNGKHFEGEHFRAFPISNWTEMDVWNYIKRENIKIPSLYLAHQREVVWRNDSWIPVSEFLKLEEHEKIETKKIRFRTLGDITITGGIESNADTLEKIVVEVAAMKQTERGNRSDDKRSETAMEDRKRQGYF, encoded by the coding sequence ATGAGTAAATATTATTTAAATTATTTGGACGAACTTGAATCTGAAGCCATCTACATTCTCCGGGAGGTTTGGGCACAATTCCAAAATCCCGTTATATTATTTTCAGGCGGAAAGGACTCCATTCTTGTGACGCATTTGGCAAGAAAAGCATTTTATCCATCCAAGATTCCGTTTCCATTGCTGCATGTAGATACTGGTCACAACTTCCCCGAAACCATTCAGTTTAGAGATGATTTAATAAAGGAATTGGGACTACAATTAATAGTGGGCTCCGTTCAGGAATCGATTGATACAGGGAGGGTTGCCGAGGAAAAGGGAAAAAATGCAACACGCAACGCACTTCAAATTACCACTTTGCTCGATGTCATAGAAAGCAACAAAATAGATTGCGCCATTGGCGGTGGTAGGCGCGATGAGGAAAAGGCCCGTGCCAAGGAACGTTTCTTTTCGCACCGTGACGATTTCGGTCAATGGGACCCCAAAAACCAACGGCCGGAGCTTTGGAATTTACTTAACGGAAAACATTTTGAAGGCGAGCATTTTCGAGCTTTCCCCATAAGCAATTGGACTGAAATGGATGTGTGGAACTATATAAAACGTGAGAATATAAAAATTCCTTCCCTGTATTTGGCACACCAACGCGAAGTGGTTTGGCGAAATGATTCGTGGATTCCGGTTTCTGAATTTTTAAAGTTGGAAGAACACGAAAAAATTGAAACCAAAAAAATCCGATTTAGGACTTTGGGAGACATCACCATTACTGGCGGTATAGAAAGCAACGCCGACACTTTGGAGAAAATTGTTGTTGAAGTTGCAGCAATGAAGCAAACTGAGCGTGGCAACCGAAGTGATGATAAACGTAGCGAAACGGCTATGGAAGACAGGAAGCGGCAGGGGTATTTCTAA
- a CDS encoding GxxExxY protein, with protein sequence METNKILFKDESYKIIGACMQVHNNLGPGFLEAVYEEALEKEFRNLSIPYNKQAKLNIFYNDEKLSKTYRADFICYEKIIVEIKAISIVPMAFSKQLRNYLKATNLELGILVNFGESSLTYKRILNKPNPNHS encoded by the coding sequence ATGGAAACTAATAAGATATTATTTAAGGACGAGAGTTATAAGATTATCGGCGCTTGTATGCAGGTACATAATAATTTAGGCCCTGGTTTTTTGGAAGCTGTTTATGAAGAAGCGCTGGAAAAAGAGTTCCGTAATTTGAGCATCCCCTATAATAAGCAAGCTAAGCTAAATATTTTCTATAATGACGAAAAGTTGAGTAAAACCTATAGAGCAGATTTTATATGCTATGAAAAAATTATTGTAGAGATTAAGGCAATAAGTATAGTTCCAATGGCCTTTTCCAAACAATTGAGAAATTATTTGAAGGCGACAAACCTTGAACTGGGAATACTCGTCAATTTTGGAGAGTCATCCCTAACCTATAAAAGAATTTTAAATAAACCCAATCCGAACCATTCGTAA
- a CDS encoding sulfate adenylyltransferase subunit 1 — MEIDKNQLLRFTTAGSVDDGKSTLIGRLLYDSKAIFEDQLEAIENTSRKKGHEGVDLALFTDGLRDEREQGITIDVAYRYFTTPKRKFIIADTPGHIQYTRNMVTGASTANAALILIDARHGVIEQTKRHAFIASLLQIPHIIVCINKMDLVDYSEEVYENIVNQFEEFSSKLYVKDIQFLPISALNGDNVVNRSTNMDWYQGAPLLYTLETMHISSDINKIDARFPVQTVLRPQREGFIDYRGYAGRVASGIFRPGDDVVVLPSGFTSKIKSIDSMDSSLEEVFAPMSVAITLEDDIDISRGDMIVKENNQPKALQEFDAMLCWFNNSPARPRAKYTIVHTSNEQKAMIKEVVYKIDINTYAREEEDKELKMNDIARISIRTTRPLMVDEYRDNRITGSFVLIDDATHETVAAGMIV, encoded by the coding sequence ATGGAAATAGACAAAAACCAATTACTAAGGTTCACCACCGCTGGAAGTGTGGACGATGGCAAGAGCACGTTAATAGGAAGATTGCTTTACGACAGCAAGGCCATATTTGAAGACCAACTGGAAGCTATAGAGAATACCAGCCGTAAGAAAGGTCACGAGGGTGTTGACCTTGCCTTGTTTACAGATGGACTTCGCGACGAGCGGGAGCAGGGCATAACCATTGATGTGGCCTATAGGTATTTTACCACCCCAAAGCGTAAATTCATAATTGCCGATACACCGGGGCACATTCAATATACACGGAATATGGTTACAGGGGCTTCAACGGCAAATGCAGCTTTAATATTGATAGATGCCCGTCACGGAGTAATTGAACAAACCAAGCGCCACGCTTTTATCGCTTCCCTCTTGCAGATTCCACATATTATCGTTTGTATCAATAAAATGGATTTGGTGGATTATTCAGAAGAAGTATATGAAAATATCGTCAACCAATTTGAGGAATTTTCCTCAAAATTATATGTAAAGGACATTCAGTTTCTTCCTATAAGCGCTTTGAATGGGGATAATGTGGTAAACCGTTCCACAAACATGGATTGGTACCAAGGCGCTCCTTTATTATATACTTTGGAAACAATGCACATAAGTAGCGACATCAATAAAATAGATGCTCGTTTTCCGGTACAAACAGTTTTACGCCCACAACGGGAAGGTTTTATAGATTACCGAGGATATGCAGGTCGTGTGGCCAGTGGAATCTTTAGGCCTGGTGACGATGTAGTTGTGTTGCCTTCCGGCTTTACTTCCAAAATTAAAAGTATAGACAGTATGGACAGTTCTTTGGAAGAGGTATTCGCGCCGATGTCTGTTGCTATCACCTTGGAAGACGACATAGACATCAGCCGTGGCGATATGATTGTTAAGGAAAATAATCAACCAAAAGCATTACAGGAATTTGACGCTATGCTGTGTTGGTTTAACAATTCACCAGCAAGACCTCGCGCGAAATATACTATTGTTCATACTTCCAACGAACAAAAAGCGATGATAAAAGAGGTGGTGTATAAAATTGATATAAACACTTACGCTCGCGAAGAAGAGGACAAGGAACTAAAAATGAACGACATTGCCCGAATCAGCATTCGGACAACAAGACCATTAATGGTTGATGAATACCGCGATAACCGAATTACTGGCAGTTTTGTGCTGATTGACGATGCAACCCATGAGACTGTTGCGGCTGGGATGATTGTATAA
- a CDS encoding T9SS type A sorting domain-containing protein encodes MKKIFTLFTIAFSVPFVWAQSGSQEFTASGDFTVPPGVTSITIEVIGGGGGGGTNGSGGGGGGGYAMGTFTVVPTDVIPVTIGAGGESGTAGETTSVGAFIEATGGEPGTWVANPDLGGGGAGGVGAGGTVNYMGGTGGGGYWTYFGGGGGGAAGSDGDGATGSDTIPWSGNCQTPGGSGGDSGGIPGGNGGKGAGFVDSSCNVTDPAANGSAYGGGGGGGNGIGSEPGSGHSGYALISWGTDPCTTPTDQTAIDIQLTSAILDWTENGTATTWNLEWGIAGFTQGTGTTIVVEEKPYLLEGLSPDTSYDYYVQSDCGGTGSSTWAGPYTFQTDVLGTADYAIDAFTFHPNPIKEVLQLAAYKEIQNVVIYNVMGQEVLKQDIGSTKSQVNVSNLSAGHYFMKVVSEGQMGIYKVIKE; translated from the coding sequence ATGAAAAAGATTTTTACTTTATTTACCATTGCATTTTCCGTCCCATTTGTTTGGGCGCAATCCGGCTCACAAGAATTTACGGCTTCAGGCGATTTCACTGTTCCTCCTGGGGTAACATCCATAACTATTGAAGTAATCGGCGGCGGCGGAGGCGGCGGGACAAACGGATCAGGCGGTGGCGGCGGCGGGGGTTATGCCATGGGTACTTTTACCGTGGTTCCTACTGATGTAATACCAGTTACTATTGGCGCCGGTGGCGAAAGTGGTACAGCTGGGGAAACAACTAGTGTGGGAGCATTTATAGAAGCAACTGGCGGTGAGCCGGGAACATGGGTTGCCAATCCTGATCTTGGTGGTGGCGGTGCCGGTGGTGTTGGCGCCGGAGGTACTGTAAACTACATGGGCGGTACAGGAGGTGGTGGCTATTGGACCTATTTTGGCGGTGGCGGTGGCGGTGCCGCTGGGTCTGATGGCGATGGTGCCACTGGTAGCGATACTATTCCCTGGTCTGGAAATTGCCAAACGCCTGGAGGAAGTGGCGGTGACAGTGGCGGAATTCCCGGTGGCAATGGCGGTAAGGGCGCTGGATTTGTTGATTCTTCTTGCAATGTTACCGACCCTGCTGCCAATGGCAGTGCCTATGGCGGTGGCGGTGGCGGCGGAAATGGAATAGGTAGCGAACCTGGCTCGGGCCATAGCGGCTATGCTTTAATTTCATGGGGAACAGATCCCTGTACCACTCCTACTGACCAAACAGCAATAGATATTCAATTGACTTCCGCTATTTTGGATTGGACCGAAAACGGTACTGCAACTACTTGGAATTTAGAATGGGGCATCGCCGGTTTTACCCAAGGAACAGGAACTACAATAGTAGTGGAGGAAAAACCTTATCTATTGGAAGGTTTAAGTCCAGATACATCTTATGACTATTACGTACAATCCGATTGCGGGGGAACCGGAAGCAGTACCTGGGCTGGGCCGTATACGTTTCAGACCGATGTATTGGGAACGGCGGATTATGCAATTGATGCATTTACATTTCATCCAAATCCTATAAAAGAAGTATTGCAGCTGGCCGCATACAAAGAAATTCAAAATGTGGTTATTTACAATGTAATGGGCCAAGAAGTATTGAAACAGGACATTGGGTCAACAAAGTCACAAGTAAATGTATCTAACTTATCGGCCGGACATTACTTTATGAAGGTAGTATCGGAAGGACAAATGGGAATTTATAAAGTTATTAAGGAGTGA
- a CDS encoding T9SS type A sorting domain-containing protein: MAHVLTEEIYSCSTRSRTMLNGGKVITMEAQQPMMQLDLSPLPKGAYLLKIET, encoded by the coding sequence ATGGCACACGTACTCACGGAAGAAATATATTCTTGCTCAACGCGATCCAGAACGATGTTAAATGGAGGTAAAGTCATTACAATGGAAGCGCAGCAGCCAATGATGCAACTCGACTTAAGCCCCTTGCCAAAAGGAGCTTATTTATTAAAAATAGAGACTTAA
- a CDS encoding lipopolysaccharide biosynthesis protein translates to MSLRQQAINGVIWTFAQQFSVQIINFGMQIVLARLLMPEMFGLIAMINIFISIGQLLMDGGMTTSLIRTKNSDNKDYSTVFMTNLSVSIFVYLIVFACAPLIADFYDQAILTEIVRVFALMFVINAFSAVHVAKLTKEMNFKKQMTFQIPSTVIGAITGVTLALLGYGVWSLVWLNLAQVTALSLQYWLMTDWRPSFIIDKSKLKYHFNFGYKMTLSGLLDRIYNNAYNIVIGKFFSPAQVGFFYQAESMRLFPVNQIGSVLGKVTYPMFAKIETDKELKNACKKTMKLVLSVAIPVMFILILVADDLFLLVFGEKWMPAVPYFKILAIASIVRPISGYNLNILKVKGRSDLFLKVEVIKKILGVAAIAIALPFGIMPLVISLTVVSYLFVMVNMIVSGRLINYKVYEQLKDISLLYCIGFVVTVICYFILPYMSTNILIVNLLIGAIFYGATYVLLLFLFERQVIHLIIGLLKK, encoded by the coding sequence ATGAGCTTAAGACAACAAGCAATCAATGGCGTAATATGGACCTTTGCTCAGCAATTTTCTGTGCAAATTATCAATTTTGGAATGCAAATTGTTTTGGCTCGTTTACTAATGCCAGAAATGTTTGGGTTAATTGCGATGATTAACATCTTTATTTCAATTGGACAATTGCTAATGGATGGTGGGATGACCACTTCTTTGATAAGAACTAAAAATTCTGATAACAAAGATTACTCTACAGTCTTCATGACTAATTTATCGGTAAGTATTTTTGTTTATTTAATTGTTTTTGCTTGTGCTCCCTTAATTGCTGATTTTTATGATCAAGCTATTTTAACGGAAATAGTTAGGGTATTTGCTCTAATGTTTGTGATTAATGCTTTTTCAGCTGTTCATGTGGCAAAACTCACCAAAGAAATGAATTTTAAAAAGCAAATGACCTTTCAAATTCCATCTACGGTAATTGGAGCCATAACGGGAGTCACTTTAGCTTTATTGGGCTATGGGGTGTGGAGTTTGGTCTGGTTGAATTTGGCACAAGTAACAGCTTTAAGTTTGCAGTATTGGCTAATGACCGATTGGAGGCCGTCTTTTATTATAGATAAAAGCAAACTAAAATATCATTTTAATTTTGGTTATAAAATGACACTCTCGGGATTGCTGGATAGAATATATAATAATGCTTATAATATTGTAATTGGGAAATTCTTTAGTCCAGCTCAAGTTGGCTTTTTCTATCAAGCAGAATCAATGCGATTGTTCCCAGTAAACCAAATTGGTAGTGTATTGGGAAAAGTTACATACCCAATGTTTGCTAAAATTGAAACCGACAAGGAATTAAAAAATGCTTGCAAGAAAACGATGAAACTGGTTTTGAGCGTAGCCATTCCAGTAATGTTTATTTTAATTCTTGTGGCAGATGATTTATTCTTGTTGGTATTTGGTGAAAAATGGATGCCTGCAGTACCTTATTTTAAAATATTAGCGATTGCTTCTATAGTGCGCCCTATTAGTGGTTACAATCTTAATATCCTTAAGGTAAAGGGAAGGAGCGATTTGTTTTTAAAAGTTGAAGTAATCAAAAAGATTCTTGGTGTAGCTGCTATTGCTATAGCCCTACCATTTGGCATTATGCCCTTAGTGATTTCTTTAACAGTAGTTTCTTATTTGTTTGTGATGGTTAATATGATTGTTTCTGGACGACTGATTAATTATAAAGTTTATGAACAGTTAAAGGATATTAGTTTATTGTATTGTATTGGATTTGTTGTTACCGTTATTTGTTATTTTATCCTTCCTTATATGTCAACTAATATTTTAATTGTTAATTTATTAATAGGTGCGATTTTTTATGGGGCAACATATGTTCTTTTGTTGTTCTTATTTGAAAGGCAGGTTATACATTTAATAATAGGACTGTTGAAAAAATAG
- a CDS encoding glycoside hydrolase family 88 protein → MKKKKVVYIVLGLSLILNILYFKFDTFDYLWPKIQARYFPEETINGYNKEIEKKIIDVSINMLDKDPVMIWSEPKGFTQTLLSSNHITSTAEFRLHNYPRAYLYYGLSEYLIKNNNQKKLLELKKSFDKLYDFDNLNEIKFYRIDQVPFGLTALNLYKHFKEDKYLKFSKTLYHFILEYQEQDGIISYRKGKHTVLNDMLGMIIPFLIKFDEYNKNNEKFPIVKKQLDYFIKYGIDTKTYMPSHAINKDVKVKVGSINWGRGIGWYAIALSQYYLSTGEYEIEINGLLSTLKSLKNSEQLWSQFPGNYERFDASTTTMILYSNAIMNTTVLNKQEIFKLLKNYISKDGLILETSGDTYAVNNYSNTYGKSELSQGMLLLLLANSK, encoded by the coding sequence ATGAAAAAAAAGAAAGTTGTCTATATTGTTTTAGGCTTATCATTGATTTTGAATATCCTATATTTTAAGTTTGATACTTTTGATTATTTATGGCCTAAAATTCAGGCCAGATACTTTCCTGAAGAAACTATAAATGGATACAACAAAGAAATTGAAAAGAAAATAATTGATGTGTCCATAAATATGCTTGATAAAGATCCAGTCATGATTTGGAGTGAACCCAAAGGCTTCACACAAACGCTTTTGTCCAGCAACCATATCACCAGTACAGCTGAATTTAGATTACATAATTATCCAAGAGCATATTTATACTACGGTTTATCAGAATACTTAATTAAAAATAATAATCAAAAGAAATTGTTAGAACTAAAAAAATCATTTGATAAATTATATGATTTTGATAATTTAAATGAGATTAAATTTTACCGAATCGATCAAGTACCATTTGGATTAACAGCTTTAAACTTATATAAACATTTTAAAGAAGATAAGTATTTAAAATTTTCTAAAACTCTTTATCATTTTATTCTGGAATATCAAGAGCAAGATGGTATAATATCATATAGAAAAGGTAAGCATACCGTATTGAATGATATGTTAGGGATGATTATTCCTTTTCTTATAAAATTTGATGAATATAATAAGAATAATGAAAAATTTCCTATTGTAAAAAAACAATTGGACTATTTCATTAAATATGGAATTGACACAAAAACATATATGCCTTCGCACGCTATTAATAAAGATGTAAAAGTTAAAGTCGGTTCGATAAATTGGGGGAGAGGAATTGGCTGGTACGCAATAGCCCTTTCTCAATATTATCTATCAACTGGGGAATATGAGATTGAAATTAATGGATTATTATCTACATTAAAATCTTTAAAGAATTCTGAACAATTATGGAGTCAATTTCCTGGAAATTACGAGAGATTTGATGCTTCGACAACTACAATGATTTTATATTCAAATGCAATTATGAATACAACAGTTCTAAATAAACAAGAAATATTTAAACTTTTGAAAAATTATATTTCAAAAGACGGTTTAATTCTGGAAACTTCCGGAGATACCTATGCTGTTAATAATTATTCCAACACTTATGGAAAAAGCGAACTGTCGCAAGGGATGTTACTTCTTTTATTAGCTAATTCAAAATAA
- a CDS encoding polysaccharide pyruvyl transferase family protein yields MKRKIAILTQPLHDNYGGLLQAYALSKTLNQYGDVLIINRWGGHNSYIKKFASKIKHSLIRNPNIPTKSQKAIISQHTNAFREKYIPNISQRITTDKGMREHSKMGFNTYVVGSDQCWRPNYSPKITNFFLDFVRDKQNLTRISYAASFGTSEWEFNDEQTKICKDLIQKFEGVSVRESSGVQLCKNHLNSDAIHVLDPTMLLDIEEYKKLTESENVSKSMGNLKVYVLDKSVEKTKLIEYVTEKLNLKSFEVMPDKRMRNARVTSNNVNEFIYPSPLVWLKGFQDAEFVITDSFHGTVFSILHNLPFIAIGNERRGLSRFESLLQMFGLEDRLLIEYNIENANEILKRKIKWSEVNNKLEKERKKAKNFLNTYLK; encoded by the coding sequence ATGAAAAGAAAGATAGCGATATTAACACAACCATTACACGATAATTATGGTGGATTATTACAGGCATATGCATTATCAAAAACGTTAAATCAATATGGAGATGTACTTATTATAAACAGATGGGGCGGACATAATTCATACATTAAAAAATTTGCTTCAAAAATAAAACACTCATTGATTAGAAACCCAAACATTCCAACAAAATCACAAAAGGCTATAATATCTCAACATACAAATGCATTTAGAGAAAAGTACATTCCTAATATTAGCCAAAGAATTACGACAGATAAAGGAATGAGAGAACACAGTAAGATGGGTTTTAACACTTATGTAGTTGGCAGTGATCAATGTTGGCGGCCCAACTATTCTCCAAAAATAACTAATTTTTTTTTAGACTTTGTGAGAGATAAACAGAACTTAACCAGAATATCCTATGCCGCATCTTTTGGAACTTCAGAGTGGGAATTTAATGATGAACAGACGAAAATTTGCAAAGACTTAATACAAAAATTTGAGGGTGTCTCGGTAAGAGAAAGTTCTGGCGTACAGCTTTGCAAAAATCATCTAAATAGTGATGCAATACATGTTTTAGACCCAACTATGCTTTTGGATATTGAGGAGTATAAAAAATTGACGGAATCTGAAAATGTATCAAAAAGTATGGGTAATTTAAAAGTATATGTATTAGATAAGTCTGTGGAAAAAACTAAATTAATTGAATATGTTACTGAAAAACTAAATCTTAAATCCTTTGAAGTAATGCCCGATAAACGCATGAGGAATGCAAGAGTAACTTCTAATAACGTAAACGAATTTATTTATCCTTCGCCTCTAGTTTGGCTTAAAGGGTTTCAAGATGCCGAATTTGTGATTACCGACTCTTTTCACGGAACTGTATTTTCTATTTTACATAACTTACCTTTTATAGCCATTGGAAATGAACGGCGTGGACTTTCCCGCTTTGAATCCTTGCTTCAAATGTTTGGTTTGGAAGATAGGTTACTTATTGAATATAATATTGAAAATGCCAATGAAATTTTAAAAAGAAAAATTAAATGGTCTGAAGTTAATAATAAGCTTGAAAAGGAAAGAAAGAAAGCGAAAAACTTTTTAAATACATATCTAAAATAA
- a CDS encoding glycosyltransferase family 2 protein, with translation MFSVIIPLYNKELSIYNTIQSILIQSYKDFEIVIVNDGSTDKSVEVVEKIKDDRIRLIHQENQGVSAARNTGIKHAKHEWICFLDADDLWEKEHLDEYCQVLIKHSQIHWMFSGFTSKNKNKRWKYIYYKNGFLNNVFDGLLNGLKIHTSTVCVKKKLFDIYPDLYFREGLNNSEDREVWYKLCCIDRSPYNISKSLSIYDVNVSGSLTKNKTETVKAHFLNMNKRLSEFHSYVSLDDSDKKKFENFIFNFNRTLIKSAYIGGFIKDDYKDYLNKFEYNFFSYTINFNKTIKKIIIKLC, from the coding sequence ATGTTTTCAGTAATCATTCCATTATACAATAAAGAACTAAGTATATATAATACAATACAGTCCATATTAATTCAGTCTTACAAAGATTTTGAAATTGTTATTGTAAATGATGGTTCTACCGATAAAAGTGTAGAAGTGGTTGAGAAAATCAAAGATGATAGAATTCGTTTGATCCATCAAGAGAATCAAGGTGTTTCTGCTGCTAGAAACACAGGAATTAAACACGCAAAACACGAATGGATTTGTTTTTTGGATGCGGATGATTTGTGGGAGAAGGAGCATTTGGATGAATATTGTCAGGTATTAATTAAACATTCTCAAATACATTGGATGTTTTCAGGCTTCACTTCAAAAAACAAAAATAAACGCTGGAAATATATTTATTATAAAAATGGATTTCTTAACAATGTGTTTGACGGTTTACTTAATGGATTAAAAATTCATACAAGTACAGTTTGTGTAAAGAAAAAACTCTTTGATATATATCCTGATTTATATTTTAGGGAGGGTCTTAATAATTCGGAAGATAGAGAGGTGTGGTATAAACTATGCTGTATAGATCGATCTCCTTACAATATATCTAAATCATTATCTATTTATGATGTAAATGTGAGTGGATCGTTAACTAAAAACAAGACGGAAACAGTAAAAGCTCACTTTTTAAATATGAATAAACGCTTATCTGAATTTCATTCCTACGTCTCTCTAGACGATAGTGATAAAAAAAAATTTGAAAATTTCATTTTTAACTTCAATAGAACCTTAATAAAAAGCGCATATATTGGTGGATTTATAAAAGATGATTATAAAGATTATTTAAACAAGTTTGAGTATAATTTTTTTTCTTACACTATTAATTTTAATAAAACTATAAAGAAAATAATAATTAAACTCTGTTGA
- a CDS encoding O-antigen polymerase: MDKGVILTLLLLVTVVTAMFFTRRETEPFLKAQFFKHSNLAVLGILIVNFQYYIDYLIGNIPSSNDFIFVNPQIVIKSLTLSIIGLLMFYLGYLSFNKRKKHIVQKKNEQIIKTRFLEVLVLVFLILFFLTINVNYVLGGYGTETIGQNALYISLLLKIFIIAIVIQKSRNLILMKKTKLSFKSYLSYLGLITNMSLTLYLFTVILSGDRGPLITFVLIILAGYLFVTRRKLKTKYGIIFVIIGASFITLLGIVRTFDSNLSFLDKLQLAFQENPFSIEESFLPQTKELAGSVKANHHALDFVPKQHDFLYGRFQFQQITVAIPFFNIFNSLIFQDDSKKYAGSASFVTWIFQGDKPSYGNGTSVIADFYFDFGLIGVIFGMFLFGYYMRFAEITMYTYQLPSLLGHSFFMVYIGSAIYISRSSFLFEFRTVVWVCAILLINQYFFNKKQYTKA, encoded by the coding sequence ATGGACAAAGGGGTAATATTAACTCTACTTCTGTTAGTAACTGTGGTAACTGCAATGTTTTTTACTAGAAGAGAAACAGAACCATTTCTGAAAGCTCAATTCTTTAAGCATTCTAACCTAGCGGTTTTGGGGATTTTAATTGTTAATTTCCAGTATTATATTGATTATTTGATTGGTAACATTCCTTCCAGCAATGATTTTATTTTTGTAAATCCACAAATTGTAATCAAATCTCTTACCCTATCAATTATTGGTCTTTTGATGTTTTATTTAGGTTATCTAAGTTTTAATAAAAGAAAAAAGCACATTGTTCAAAAGAAAAATGAACAGATTATTAAAACAAGATTTCTAGAGGTTTTAGTGTTGGTATTTCTGATATTGTTTTTTTTAACTATTAATGTAAATTATGTTTTAGGTGGCTATGGTACTGAAACTATCGGACAGAATGCTTTGTACATCTCACTCCTGTTAAAAATTTTTATAATAGCAATTGTAATACAAAAATCAAGAAATTTAATCTTGATGAAAAAAACCAAATTGAGTTTTAAAAGTTATTTGTCCTATTTGGGGCTAATTACAAACATGTCTTTAACATTATATCTTTTTACTGTAATACTCAGTGGAGACAGGGGGCCATTAATTACCTTTGTTTTAATTATTTTGGCTGGGTATTTATTTGTTACAAGACGTAAATTAAAAACAAAATATGGAATCATTTTTGTAATAATAGGAGCAAGTTTTATTACACTATTGGGTATTGTTAGAACATTTGACTCTAATTTATCTTTTTTAGATAAACTGCAATTAGCTTTTCAAGAGAATCCTTTTAGCATCGAAGAATCTTTTTTACCACAAACCAAGGAATTGGCAGGGTCTGTTAAAGCTAATCACCACGCCTTGGATTTTGTTCCTAAACAGCACGACTTTTTGTATGGAAGGTTTCAATTTCAACAAATAACTGTAGCAATACCTTTTTTCAATATTTTTAATAGCCTAATATTTCAAGATGATTCTAAAAAGTATGCAGGGTCAGCTTCATTTGTCACATGGATTTTTCAAGGGGATAAACCTAGTTATGGAAATGGGACTTCGGTTATAGCAGATTTTTATTTTGATTTTGGATTAATTGGGGTAATTTTCGGCATGTTTCTTTTCGGATATTATATGCGTTTCGCTGAAATTACAATGTACACATATCAATTACCTTCTTTATTGGGACATTCCTTTTTTATGGTTTATATTGGTAGTGCAATATACATTTCTAGGTCATCTTTTCTTTTCGAGTTTAGAACTGTTGTTTGGGTTTGTGCAATATTATTAATTAATCAATACTTTTTTAATAAAAAACAGTATACTAAAGCTTGA